From a region of the Mus pahari chromosome 12, PAHARI_EIJ_v1.1, whole genome shotgun sequence genome:
- the Samsn1 gene encoding SAM domain-containing protein SAMSN-1, translating into MLKRKPSNASEKEKHQKPKRSSSFGNFDRFRNNSVSKSDDSIEVHDQEVTNGSEEQGKTSSSGGSLGKKVRAISWTMKKKVGKKYIKALSEEKEEESGGEALPYRNSDPMIGTHTEKISLKASDSMDSLYSGRSSSSGITSCSDGTSNRDSFRLDDDSPYSGPFCGRARVHTDFTPSPYDTDSLKIKKGDIIDIICKTPMGMWTGMLNNKVGNFKFIYVDVISEEEAAPKKIKVPRSSRREKHQTLQELLEKMHLQEYTSTLLLNGYETLDDLKDIKESHLMELNIVDPEDRARLLSAAESLLDEETAAEHEKESVPPSSNQDILSESQLEDYPRDSGCYISSENSDNGKEDLESENLSDMVQKIAITESSD; encoded by the exons CGCAGCAGCAGTTTTGGGAATTTTGATCGTTTTCGGAATAATTCCGTATCAAAATCTGATGACTCAATTGag GTCCATGACCAGGAAGTGACAAATGGAAGTGAAGAACAAGGCAAGACTTCAAGCAGTGGAGGAAGTCTAGGTAAAAAAGTGAGGGCTATTTCATGGACAATGAAGAAAAAAGTAGGCAAAAAATACATCAAAGCTCTCTCTGAGGAAAAA gaggaagaaagtggaGGGGAAGCCCTCCCATATCGGAACAGTGATCCCATGATTGGAACACATACCGAGAAGATCTCACTCAAAGCCAGCGACTCTATGGACAGTCTTTACAGTGGGCGGAGTTCATCAA GTGGAATAACAAGCTGTTCAGATGGAACAAGTAATCGGGACAGCTTTCGACTGGATGATGACAGCCCCTACTCAGGGCCGTTCTGTGGCCGGGCCAGAGTGCACACAGACTTCACGCCAAGTCCCTACGACACCGACTCCCTTAAAATCAAG AAAGGAGACATCATAGACATTATCTGCAAAACACCAATGGGAATGTGGACAGGGATGCTGAATAATAAAGTGGGAAACTTCAAATTTATTTACGTGGACGTTatctcagaagaggaagcagctCCTAAGAAAATAAAGGTCCCTAGAAGCAGTAGAAGAGAGAAACACCAGACTCTCCAGGAGCTCTTAGAGAAGATGCACCTTCAG GAATATACTTCAACACTTCTGCTTAATGGTTATGAGACCCTGGATGACTTGAAGGATATCAAAGAAAGTCATCTCATGGAATTAAACATTGTCGATCCAGAAGATAGGGCGAGGCTACTGTCTGCTGCCGAGAGTCTCCTGGATGAAGAAA CTGCTGCAGAGCATGAAAAGGAATCTGTGCCTCCGTCCTCAAACCAAGACATCTTAAGTGAATCACAGTTAGAGGACTACCCAAGGGACTCTGGGTGTTATATCTCATCGGAAAACTCAGATAACGGCAAAGAGGATCTGGAGTCAGAAAATCTGTCTGACATGGTACAGAAGATTGCCATCACAGAATCCAGTGACTGA